A single Endozoicomonas sp. NE40 DNA region contains:
- a CDS encoding rhodanese-like domain-containing protein translates to MADPQLPSILLSPYYLSLSGNPTMLFSKLHQYWLLTVILLSGHLFAGEMDQARAYDKHYPEIKYTELRKSIDAGEVFIIDVNSEQTFKKGHLPTAVSMVDEKKLEERMPYNKDYPVIVYCGGPQCTAWHKAADFAAARGYTSVRHYKGGLKDWQAQGDRLSTASN, encoded by the coding sequence ATGGCAGATCCTCAACTGCCATCTATACTCCTGAGTCCTTATTATCTTTCATTATCGGGTAACCCCACCATGCTGTTTTCAAAGCTTCACCAATACTGGCTTCTGACTGTTATTTTGCTTTCAGGTCATCTGTTTGCCGGAGAGATGGATCAGGCAAGAGCTTATGACAAACACTACCCGGAAATAAAATACACCGAACTGAGAAAGTCCATTGATGCGGGTGAAGTGTTTATTATTGATGTCAACAGTGAGCAGACTTTCAAAAAAGGCCACCTGCCTACCGCCGTGTCTATGGTTGATGAAAAAAAGCTGGAAGAGCGTATGCCTTACAACAAAGACTACCCCGTCATTGTTTACTGCGGTGGCCCCCAATGTACGGCGTGGCATAAAGCAGCCGACTTTGCAGCAGCACGGGGTTATACCAGTGTTCGCCACTATAAGGGTGGGTTAAAAGACTGGCAGGCACAGGGGGATCGTCTGTCTACAGCATCAAACTGA
- a CDS encoding PA4642 family protein, whose protein sequence is MKKDKKKIIGETLSNERIKELLALKPPVGESRSFHILTRAYRTLRQEDFSRFILFYAETGLELNPCDRSGHRFLDVLSRHQHAVPYIQILHRVGVR, encoded by the coding sequence ATGAAAAAAGACAAGAAAAAAATTATCGGAGAAACATTAAGCAATGAGCGTATTAAAGAACTCCTGGCGCTAAAGCCCCCGGTCGGTGAAAGCCGCTCATTCCATATTCTGACCAGGGCTTACCGCACCCTGAGGCAGGAAGACTTTTCCCGTTTCATTCTGTTTTATGCAGAAACCGGGTTAGAGCTGAACCCCTGTGACCGGTCTGGTCATCGCTTCCTTGATGTGCTCTCCAGACACCAGCATGCCGTGCCTTATATTCAAATTCTCCACAGAGTGGGCGTCAGATAA